One window of uncultured Erythrobacter sp. genomic DNA carries:
- a CDS encoding MlaD family protein codes for METRANHLWVGTVVLVLLLALAAAIVWIARLGQGSQNEFDIFYSQAVSGLANGSQVSYAGVPVGQVTSIALSEDDPEFVRVRVKVRDEVPILVGTTATIQSSFTGVSTILLDGARKDAPAITCETTACPEGRPVIPPRDGGINALLNSAPLLLERLATLTENLNILLGPENQQQLSGILANSNRLTNELADAAPQMATTLAEMEVTLREAGEALDAFEQATLTTDQLLNQEGPLLAAELRGTLASANEAAASLAATLEDTRPAARALRETTLPAAEATLQDLRTTSRSLRAITERLENQGAGSLIGGQSLPDYEP; via the coding sequence ATGGAGACGAGAGCCAATCATCTCTGGGTCGGGACCGTGGTCCTAGTATTGTTGCTCGCGCTTGCGGCGGCGATCGTGTGGATCGCGCGGCTGGGGCAAGGCTCGCAAAACGAATTCGACATCTTCTACTCACAGGCCGTTTCGGGCCTCGCGAATGGCAGTCAGGTTTCCTATGCTGGCGTGCCGGTTGGTCAGGTCACCAGCATTGCCCTTTCCGAAGACGATCCGGAATTCGTGCGTGTCCGCGTCAAGGTGCGCGACGAGGTGCCAATCCTGGTCGGGACGACCGCGACAATCCAGTCGAGCTTTACCGGCGTTTCGACCATCCTGCTTGACGGCGCGCGCAAGGATGCGCCTGCGATCACATGCGAGACAACGGCCTGCCCCGAAGGGCGCCCGGTCATCCCGCCGCGCGATGGCGGGATCAACGCGCTGCTCAATTCCGCCCCGTTGCTGCTGGAACGGCTGGCGACACTGACCGAAAATCTCAACATCCTGCTCGGCCCTGAAAACCAGCAGCAACTATCGGGCATTCTCGCCAATTCGAACCGGCTGACCAACGAGTTGGCCGATGCTGCACCGCAGATGGCGACCACGCTGGCCGAGATGGAAGTGACCTTGCGCGAAGCGGGCGAGGCGCTCGATGCTTTCGAGCAAGCGACGCTGACGACCGACCAATTGCTCAATCAGGAAGGGCCATTGCTCGCGGCCGAATTGCGCGGCACGCTCGCCTCGGCGAACGAGGCGGCGGCATCGCTCGCGGCGACGCTGGAGGATACGCGGCCAGCCGCGCGGGCGCTGCGCGAGACGACCTTGCCCGCAGCCGAGGCAACCTTGCAGGATCTGCGCACCACCAGCCGGAGCCTGCGCGCGATTACCGAACGGCTCGAAAATCAGGGTGCAGGATCGCTGATCGGCGGACAGTCACTGCCGGATTACGAGCCATGA
- a CDS encoding ABC-type transport auxiliary lipoprotein family protein — MNQFRTFAVLAAASLTLSGCISLGAAEPPESLLTLSSTATAPAGSGAVTGTEGSEGAIAVLTPEVPAKLDVLRVPVNVTDTEVAYLQDAVWIEKPARLFRRLLGETLRTRGAALVLDSDDTPTIASQTVRGTLIEMTYDVPTSSVVVRFDALRTGEDGSVTSRRFEASESGLAPEASLVGPALNRVANQVAGEVADWVVNGD; from the coding sequence ATGAACCAGTTCCGCACTTTCGCGGTGCTCGCGGCGGCAAGTCTGACGCTTTCCGGCTGTATCAGCCTAGGCGCGGCGGAACCGCCTGAGAGCTTGTTGACGCTGTCATCGACTGCGACCGCTCCTGCCGGATCGGGCGCGGTGACGGGGACCGAGGGAAGCGAAGGCGCGATTGCTGTGCTGACACCTGAAGTGCCAGCAAAGCTCGATGTGTTGCGCGTGCCGGTCAATGTGACCGATACCGAAGTCGCCTATCTGCAAGATGCGGTCTGGATCGAGAAGCCTGCGCGTTTGTTCCGCCGCCTGCTAGGCGAAACCCTGCGCACGCGCGGTGCGGCATTGGTGCTGGACAGCGACGACACGCCGACCATTGCAAGCCAGACTGTGCGCGGGACGCTGATCGAGATGACCTATGACGTGCCGACATCTTCGGTCGTAGTGCGCTTTGACGCGCTGCGGACGGGTGAAGATGGCAGCGTCACGTCGCGCCGTTTCGAAGCGAGCGAAAGCGGGCTTGCACCCGAAGCGTCATTGGTTGGACCGGCGCTCAACCGCGTGGCCAATCAGGTTGCGGGCGAAGTCGCCGATTGGGTTGTGAACGGCGACTAG
- a CDS encoding ATP12 family protein: MMKRFYDEVGTREVAGGWQVTLDGRGLKTVKGTPQVVRAEALAAELAKEWSAQGEELDPKSFPLRDAVDYAIDVITPDPASIVDTITKYGDTDTLLYRADPDEHLYARQIEVWEPVVTAFETREGIKLTRVSGIIHRDQDEAAQAALRARLMRLDPLALAGVEVMTNLAASLIVGLSAYETDDPAEALALWRAACLEEEWQADLWGRDYEAEERRAKRQADFLSAHQLTLLARAN; encoded by the coding sequence ATGATGAAGCGGTTTTACGATGAAGTCGGCACGCGCGAAGTTGCGGGCGGGTGGCAGGTGACACTCGACGGGCGCGGGCTGAAGACAGTCAAAGGCACGCCGCAAGTGGTGCGAGCCGAGGCGCTTGCGGCTGAACTCGCAAAAGAGTGGTCAGCGCAAGGTGAAGAGCTTGATCCCAAGAGCTTCCCCCTGCGCGACGCGGTGGATTACGCCATCGACGTCATCACTCCCGATCCGGCGAGCATTGTGGACACAATCACCAAATATGGAGACACCGATACGCTGCTTTACCGCGCCGATCCTGACGAGCATCTCTATGCCCGCCAGATCGAAGTGTGGGAGCCAGTCGTCACCGCATTCGAGACGCGCGAAGGGATCAAGCTGACACGTGTCAGCGGGATCATCCACCGCGATCAGGACGAGGCCGCGCAGGCGGCTTTGCGCGCGCGGCTGATGCGGCTCGACCCGCTTGCTCTGGCGGGCGTCGAGGTGATGACCAATCTCGCCGCCTCGCTCATTGTCGGGCTTTCCGCCTATGAGACCGATGATCCGGCCGAAGCGCTCGCCTTGTGGCGCGCGGCGTGTCTCGAAGAGGAATGGCAGGCCGATCTGTGGGGCCGCGATTATGAGGCGGAGGAAAGGCGCGCCAAGCGGCAGGCCGATTTCCTTTCAGCGCATCAGCTTACATTGCTCGCCAGAGCGAACTAG
- a CDS encoding TIR domain-containing protein, translating into MDIFISYSRSDRERVNHIAKGLEAEGYSVWWDRDIRAGEEFDHVIDKAIKKSKAIIVVWSKHSIDSRWVKEEAEDGVEADTLVPITIDPVTIPRGFRRIQAAELQDGGDNPTNSINWPEFLDSVRKQAGEGEGTPSPDDPLAQALSRAATATAAPSPTPAPAAESKSAPPVWKRYWPAAASIFGLLVAGVLALQLFGGGSITAPDDPEDMTPVVLGIYPNESFGLDQARGLDAAFNDMPQVMVVELSASLDAMKAREAPELIERLKTYLAERNVVAIVGPSITEFTPQVLEVVENSGRNPAIVLTTAASRQDIGWDDSNLPLFRVGSGVDERAEQFARLAQNTVASGVELVLAYEKNTDPNETTYGQLFFRRITERLPQWREWSDQNRVRSISYTRGSIMDSFSSPQRSGLFDQNKMVVVVGLSSDYKDLVENFYGAGQPRRAALLGGWNTSKAVRDISAELPVQHTRLFDMTDVYRSPADTRALPDSRRFQQEFGVLTPALRQEAVAYDSGLVVKQAITQIEGEVRAEELVAILRGQRFNGVTGEITFPGDGENWGQNSGTAGGMRPLYNLSYDPGATNWTEIESFDALLGREIARN; encoded by the coding sequence ATGGATATCTTCATTAGCTACTCACGGTCAGACCGTGAGCGCGTAAATCATATAGCCAAAGGGCTTGAGGCTGAGGGCTACTCGGTCTGGTGGGACCGCGACATTCGCGCAGGCGAAGAGTTCGATCACGTCATCGACAAGGCGATCAAGAAATCGAAGGCCATTATCGTGGTCTGGTCGAAGCATTCGATCGACAGCCGCTGGGTCAAGGAAGAGGCAGAGGACGGCGTCGAGGCGGATACGCTGGTGCCGATCACAATCGATCCGGTGACGATCCCGCGCGGTTTCCGCCGGATCCAAGCGGCCGAATTGCAGGATGGCGGCGACAACCCCACCAACAGCATCAATTGGCCCGAGTTTCTCGACAGTGTGCGCAAACAAGCGGGCGAAGGCGAAGGCACGCCCTCTCCTGATGATCCGCTGGCGCAGGCCCTGTCGCGTGCGGCGACTGCAACTGCGGCTCCCTCGCCTACGCCCGCGCCCGCCGCGGAGAGCAAATCCGCACCGCCCGTGTGGAAGCGCTACTGGCCTGCTGCGGCGAGCATCTTCGGGCTTCTGGTCGCCGGTGTGCTTGCACTCCAGCTGTTCGGCGGCGGCTCGATCACCGCACCCGATGATCCTGAAGACATGACGCCGGTTGTGCTCGGCATCTATCCTAATGAGAGCTTCGGACTCGATCAGGCGCGCGGTCTCGACGCGGCCTTCAACGACATGCCGCAGGTGATGGTGGTAGAGCTTTCGGCTTCACTCGATGCGATGAAGGCGCGCGAGGCCCCCGAACTGATTGAGCGGCTCAAGACCTATCTGGCCGAACGCAATGTGGTTGCCATTGTCGGTCCCTCGATCACAGAGTTTACCCCGCAAGTTCTCGAAGTGGTCGAGAATAGCGGGCGCAATCCGGCCATCGTGCTGACCACCGCCGCATCGCGCCAGGATATTGGCTGGGACGATAGCAACTTGCCGCTGTTCCGCGTCGGATCGGGCGTGGATGAGCGCGCAGAGCAATTCGCGCGGCTCGCCCAGAACACCGTCGCAAGCGGGGTCGAACTGGTGCTCGCCTATGAGAAGAACACCGACCCGAATGAAACCACCTACGGCCAGCTGTTCTTCCGCCGCATTACCGAGCGCCTGCCGCAATGGCGCGAATGGTCGGACCAGAACCGCGTGCGCAGCATCTCCTATACGCGCGGCTCGATCATGGACTCGTTCTCCAGTCCGCAGCGCAGCGGCCTGTTCGACCAGAACAAGATGGTGGTCGTTGTTGGGCTGAGCAGCGATTACAAGGATCTGGTCGAGAACTTCTATGGTGCCGGACAGCCGCGTAGAGCCGCTCTGCTCGGCGGATGGAACACCAGTAAGGCAGTGCGCGATATCAGCGCAGAATTGCCGGTCCAGCACACCCGCCTGTTCGATATGACCGACGTCTATCGCAGCCCCGCTGACACCCGCGCCCTTCCCGATTCGCGCCGGTTCCAGCAAGAGTTCGGCGTGCTGACGCCTGCACTCAGACAAGAGGCAGTTGCCTATGATAGCGGCCTCGTCGTCAAGCAGGCAATCACCCAGATCGAAGGCGAAGTGCGTGCAGAAGAGCTTGTTGCGATCCTGCGCGGTCAACGCTTCAACGGGGTGACGGGAGAGATCACCTTCCCCGGCGATGGCGAGAATTGGGGCCAGAACAGCGGCACTGCCGGCGGGATGCGCCCGCTCTACAATCTCAGCTACGATCCCGGCGCGACCAATTGGACCGAGATCGAGAGCTTTGACGCGCTGCTGGGACGCGAAATCGCACGCAACTAA
- a CDS encoding ATP-binding cassette domain-containing protein: MSDNRTASHERFSPDPPIVIEGLVNKFGDFTVHDGLDLEVRRGEILGVVGGSGTGKSVLMRSIIGLQEPDEGRIDVLGATITGVDPDQDFGVRCRWGVLFQGGALFSTLTVGENVEVPLKKFFPEIDDELRREIARYKVLLSGLPEEAIAKYPSELSGGMKKRAGLARALALDPELLFLDEPTAGLDPIGAAKFDRQTRELKETLGLTVFLITHDLDTLYEICDRVAVLADKKVIAVGTIPELMKIGHPWIEEYFNGPRGRGAQAAQARC; this comes from the coding sequence ATGTCCGATAACAGAACCGCCTCCCACGAACGCTTCAGCCCCGATCCGCCGATTGTGATCGAGGGGCTGGTCAACAAATTCGGCGATTTCACCGTGCATGACGGGCTTGATCTGGAGGTCCGCCGCGGCGAGATTCTGGGCGTGGTCGGCGGTTCCGGCACTGGCAAATCGGTACTGATGCGCTCGATCATCGGCTTGCAGGAGCCAGATGAGGGCCGGATCGACGTGCTGGGCGCGACCATCACCGGGGTCGATCCCGATCAGGATTTCGGCGTGCGCTGCCGCTGGGGCGTGCTGTTTCAGGGCGGTGCCTTGTTCTCCACGCTGACCGTGGGCGAGAATGTCGAAGTGCCGCTCAAGAAGTTCTTTCCAGAAATTGACGACGAGCTGCGCCGCGAAATCGCGCGCTACAAGGTGCTGCTGTCGGGCCTTCCCGAAGAAGCCATTGCCAAATATCCCAGCGAGCTATCGGGCGGGATGAAGAAGCGTGCAGGCCTCGCCCGGGCGCTCGCGCTTGACCCTGAACTGCTGTTTCTGGACGAGCCGACTGCTGGTCTCGACCCTATCGGCGCGGCCAAGTTCGACCGGCAGACGCGCGAGCTTAAAGAGACGCTGGGCCTCACCGTTTTCCTCATCACCCACGATCTCGATACGCTTTACGAGATTTGCGACCGCGTGGCTGTGCTGGCGGACAAAAAGGTTATCGCGGTGGGCACGATTCCCGAGCTGATGAAAATCGGCCATCCGTGGATCGAGGAATATTTCAACGGCCCGCGCGGACGCGGCGCGCAGGCAGCGCAGGCGCGGTGTTAG
- a CDS encoding HAD-IA family hydrolase has protein sequence MSGKLAVFDCDGTLVDGQADICDTMEHAFTRARLDPPSRHEVRRIVGLSLPVAIRQLAPDLEDERVGHVVEFYRSFYFERRQQGLLHEPMFDGIAELLRDLHERGWQLAVATGKSDRGLNACLDGHGLKDLFVSLQTADRHPSKPHPAMLEAALFEAGVQPVDAVMIGDTSFDMVMAEAARVRPLGVAWGYHDAQELTESGAAMVAEDVAGLRAELERL, from the coding sequence GTGAGCGGCAAACTCGCGGTCTTCGATTGCGACGGGACGCTGGTCGATGGGCAGGCCGATATTTGCGACACGATGGAGCACGCCTTCACCCGCGCAAGGCTCGACCCGCCCAGCCGCCACGAAGTGCGCCGAATTGTGGGGCTGAGCCTGCCGGTGGCAATCCGCCAGCTCGCACCTGATCTCGAAGATGAGCGGGTCGGCCATGTGGTCGAATTCTACAGGAGCTTCTACTTCGAGCGCCGCCAGCAGGGCCTGCTGCATGAGCCTATGTTCGACGGAATCGCCGAACTTCTACGCGACCTGCACGAGCGCGGCTGGCAATTGGCGGTCGCAACGGGCAAATCGGATCGCGGGCTCAATGCCTGCCTCGACGGGCACGGCCTGAAAGACCTGTTCGTCTCGCTCCAGACCGCCGACCGCCACCCGTCCAAGCCGCATCCGGCCATGCTGGAAGCCGCTTTGTTCGAGGCAGGTGTGCAGCCGGTCGATGCGGTGATGATCGGTGATACCTCGTTTGATATGGTCATGGCCGAAGCCGCGCGCGTGCGCCCGCTCGGGGTCGCGTGGGGCTATCACGACGCGCAGGAACTGACCGAAAGCGGCGCGGCGATGGTTGCCGAAGATGTTGCCGGACTGCGCGCTGAACTGGAGCGATTGTGA
- a CDS encoding 7-carboxy-7-deazaguanine synthase QueE, protein MALILATDDHGEPEIFAALQGEGASTGKPVAFIRTSRCNLACTWCDTPYTWHFDDDERPHRGGVTYARKANQVSLEVWDAASRIAELGQERLVITGGEPMLQAGALSEMLEHLSDISPGMNIEIETNGTVKPPARLDIRIDQFNVSPKLAHSGNAAELALIPDRLDHFAADPRAYFKFVIAAREDVGEVLDLIATYRLNKERVFLMAEGTSSEILRDRQQWLAPVCLENGLRMSDRLHIHLYGDMRAT, encoded by the coding sequence ATGGCGCTGATTCTCGCCACCGACGACCATGGGGAGCCCGAGATCTTCGCCGCGCTGCAAGGCGAAGGCGCAAGCACCGGCAAGCCTGTCGCCTTCATCCGCACCTCGCGCTGCAACCTCGCCTGCACTTGGTGCGACACGCCCTACACATGGCACTTCGACGATGACGAGCGCCCGCATCGGGGCGGCGTGACCTACGCGCGCAAGGCCAACCAGGTCTCGCTCGAAGTGTGGGACGCGGCAAGCCGGATCGCGGAGCTGGGTCAAGAGCGCCTCGTCATCACCGGCGGGGAGCCGATGTTGCAGGCGGGTGCGCTAAGCGAGATGCTCGAGCATCTGTCAGACATCAGTCCGGGCATGAATATCGAGATCGAAACCAACGGGACGGTGAAGCCGCCCGCGCGGCTTGACATACGGATCGACCAGTTCAACGTCAGCCCCAAACTTGCGCATTCGGGCAATGCCGCCGAACTGGCGCTGATTCCTGACCGACTCGACCACTTCGCCGCCGATCCGCGCGCATACTTCAAGTTCGTGATCGCCGCGCGCGAGGATGTCGGTGAAGTGCTAGACCTGATCGCCACATACCGGCTTAACAAGGAACGGGTCTTCCTGATGGCGGAGGGCACATCGAGCGAGATTCTGCGCGATCGTCAGCAATGGCTCGCGCCTGTGTGTCTCGAAAATGGACTGCGTATGTCTGATAGATTGCACATTCATCTTTACGGAGACATGCGCGCGACATAG
- a CDS encoding valine--tRNA ligase, with translation MTQTIDTTFDPVAIEARWYSHWEQTGGFRPERPDAEPYTIVNPPPNVTGSLHIGHALDNTLQDIVIRYERLRGKDALWVVGTDHAGIATQMVVERQLEERQDKRTNYTRKEFVDKVWEWKAESGGTITNQLRRLGCSMDWSREQFTMDEHFTKAVLKTFVDLYNDGLIYRDKRLVNWDPKLKTAISDLEVETQTIPGSFWHFRYPLEDGVTLSDGRDYIEVATTRPETMLADMAVAVHPDDERYKSVVGKHVVLPITGRRVPIVADEHADPELGSGAVKITPGHDFNDFDVGKRAGFAAGEMLNMLDGDANVCQTSDGLVPEEYLGLHRFKRDGKDGARELVVQRLKEQGYLIPHVSKTKKGEEVEHDAEPRQIATPFGDRGGVVIEPWLTDQWYVDAEKLAAKPIQDVRDGTIEIVPKSWEKTFFNWMENIQPWCVSRQLWWGHRIPAWFDADGNVFVAESEEAAKAQAGEDTELTRDSDVLDTWFSSALWPFATLGWPEEGQPLLEKHFPNNLLISGFDILFFWDARMMMMGQYNMGQAPWPKLYLHGLVRAADGAKMSKSKGNVVDPLGLIDQYGADALRFFMAAMESQGRDIKMDEKRVEGYRNFATKLWNATRFCQSNGIGKSSTIKASTARLAANQWIIGEVQNVCAEIEAAMADLRFDAAANAIYQFTWSRFCDWYLELIKPVFAEGASEAAASETREVAGWALDQILVMLHPFMPFITEELWHAQAKFQGGTRKYDLITAAWPSPRAEVSKEATDAIDWVIDLTSNVRSAKNELGISPGAKLAAFLPSASSLATSTIERSSAAIERLARLTPVTIGEAPAGPAMQVTAGSDVFVIPLEGIIDIAEEKARLEKALAVSQKEAKSLEGRLSNANFVERAKPEAVEKAKADFAHHAAEAERLEGALARLG, from the coding sequence ATGACTCAGACAATCGACACAACGTTCGACCCCGTCGCAATCGAGGCGCGATGGTATTCCCATTGGGAGCAGACCGGCGGATTCCGCCCCGAGCGCCCTGACGCCGAGCCCTACACCATCGTCAACCCGCCGCCTAATGTGACCGGCTCGCTTCATATCGGCCACGCGCTCGACAACACGTTGCAGGACATCGTGATCCGTTACGAGCGCCTGCGCGGCAAGGACGCGTTGTGGGTGGTTGGCACCGACCATGCGGGCATTGCGACTCAAATGGTGGTCGAGCGCCAGCTTGAAGAACGCCAGGACAAGCGCACCAATTACACCCGCAAGGAATTCGTCGACAAGGTGTGGGAATGGAAGGCCGAAAGCGGCGGAACCATCACCAACCAGCTTCGCCGTCTGGGCTGTTCGATGGACTGGTCGCGCGAGCAGTTCACGATGGACGAGCACTTTACCAAGGCCGTGCTTAAGACCTTTGTCGACCTCTACAATGACGGTTTGATCTACCGCGACAAGCGTCTGGTGAACTGGGATCCCAAGCTCAAGACCGCGATCAGCGATCTCGAGGTCGAAACGCAGACCATCCCGGGCAGTTTCTGGCATTTCCGCTATCCGCTGGAGGATGGCGTGACGCTGAGCGACGGGCGCGACTACATCGAGGTCGCGACCACGCGGCCCGAGACGATGCTCGCCGATATGGCGGTTGCGGTCCACCCCGATGATGAGCGCTACAAGAGCGTCGTGGGCAAACATGTGGTGCTGCCGATCACCGGCCGCCGCGTGCCGATCGTGGCTGACGAACACGCCGATCCCGAGCTTGGCTCGGGCGCGGTGAAGATCACGCCGGGCCACGACTTCAACGATTTCGACGTGGGCAAACGCGCCGGGTTTGCTGCGGGCGAGATGCTCAACATGCTCGATGGCGATGCCAATGTCTGCCAGACTTCGGACGGGCTGGTGCCGGAGGAATATCTCGGCCTTCACCGTTTCAAACGCGACGGCAAAGACGGCGCGCGCGAGCTGGTTGTGCAGCGCCTGAAGGAACAGGGCTACCTGATCCCGCACGTCTCCAAGACCAAGAAGGGCGAGGAAGTCGAACACGACGCCGAACCGCGCCAGATCGCAACCCCCTTCGGCGACCGCGGCGGCGTGGTGATCGAGCCGTGGCTGACCGACCAATGGTATGTCGATGCCGAAAAGCTCGCCGCAAAACCCATTCAGGACGTGCGCGACGGCACTATCGAAATTGTCCCGAAGTCGTGGGAGAAGACCTTCTTCAACTGGATGGAGAACATCCAGCCTTGGTGTGTCTCGCGCCAGCTATGGTGGGGGCACCGTATTCCGGCTTGGTTCGATGCAGACGGCAATGTCTTCGTCGCGGAAAGCGAAGAGGCCGCGAAGGCTCAGGCCGGTGAAGACACCGAGCTGACCCGCGACTCCGACGTCCTCGACACATGGTTCTCCTCCGCCCTCTGGCCTTTCGCAACGCTTGGCTGGCCGGAAGAAGGGCAGCCGCTGCTCGAAAAGCACTTCCCCAACAACCTGCTCATCTCCGGCTTTGACATCCTGTTCTTCTGGGATGCGCGGATGATGATGATGGGGCAGTACAATATGGGGCAGGCGCCCTGGCCCAAGCTCTATCTGCACGGCCTTGTGCGCGCAGCCGATGGCGCGAAAATGTCGAAGTCGAAGGGCAATGTCGTCGATCCGCTCGGCCTGATCGACCAGTATGGCGCCGATGCGCTGCGCTTCTTCATGGCGGCGATGGAAAGCCAGGGCCGCGACATCAAGATGGATGAGAAGCGGGTCGAGGGATACCGCAACTTCGCCACCAAGCTGTGGAACGCGACGCGCTTTTGCCAGTCCAACGGGATCGGAAAGAGCTCGACGATCAAGGCGTCGACCGCGCGTCTTGCCGCCAACCAGTGGATCATCGGCGAAGTGCAGAATGTCTGCGCTGAAATCGAGGCCGCAATGGCCGATCTGCGCTTCGATGCGGCGGCGAACGCGATTTACCAGTTCACATGGAGCCGGTTCTGCGACTGGTATCTGGAACTGATCAAACCGGTCTTTGCAGAGGGCGCAAGCGAGGCTGCCGCCAGCGAAACCCGCGAGGTCGCCGGGTGGGCGCTCGACCAGATTCTGGTCATGCTCCACCCCTTCATGCCATTCATCACCGAAGAGCTGTGGCACGCCCAGGCCAAGTTTCAGGGGGGGACACGCAAATACGACCTCATAACTGCCGCATGGCCCAGCCCGCGCGCCGAAGTCTCCAAGGAAGCGACCGACGCGATTGATTGGGTTATCGACCTCACCTCCAATGTCCGCTCGGCCAAGAACGAGCTGGGCATTTCGCCGGGCGCAAAGCTGGCGGCGTTCCTGCCGAGCGCTTCGAGCCTCGCGACCTCGACCATCGAGCGCTCAAGCGCAGCCATAGAGCGGCTTGCGCGCCTGACGCCGGTCACTATCGGCGAGGCTCCCGCAGGACCGGCGATGCAGGTGACCGCAGGAAGCGATGTGTTCGTGATCCCGCTCGAAGGGATCATCGACATCGCAGAAGAGAAAGCCCGCCTCGAAAAGGCGCTCGCCGTCTCGCAGAAGGAAGCGAAGAGCCTCGAAGGACGGCTTTCCAACGCCAATTTCGTCGAGCGTGCGAAGCCTGAAGCGGTCGAAAAGGCCAAAGCCGACTTCGCACACCACGCCGCCGAGGCCGAACGGCTCGAAGGCGCGCTGGCGCGGTTGGGCTAG
- a CDS encoding ABC transporter permease → MDADAHFSLEDDGAGGQKLLLSGPLLVSTIGRIENDLQAVSEPLSAIDLSGVSEIDTVGAWITCRLSRAHSASVTGASNQAQRLLEAVESAGNDAEMLPPRVPVWKRVPEAMGEQVFNAQAGIIGVVGFFGQILIAAASLARHPSRFPMRSVVRQMELVGVAALPIIGLMSFLIGIVIAQQGAVQLSQFGAETLTVNLVGRITLRELGVLMTAIMVAGRSGSAFAAQIGTMKLTEEVDAMRTIGISPIEVLVIPRIIACTVMMVLLGFYASVVGIIGGAVIGQVALGIPFFTFLERIQEVVPLHDVWVGLVKAPVFGLIVALAGCYHGMRVQGNSEEVGLRTTMAVVSAIFAVIVLDAFFAVFFTEIGWG, encoded by the coding sequence ATGGACGCTGATGCGCACTTTTCTCTCGAAGATGACGGGGCGGGCGGGCAAAAGCTCCTGCTTTCCGGACCCTTATTGGTTTCGACAATCGGCCGGATAGAGAATGATCTTCAGGCAGTAAGCGAGCCTCTGAGCGCGATCGACCTGTCGGGTGTGAGCGAGATCGATACGGTCGGCGCGTGGATCACCTGCCGCTTGTCACGCGCGCATTCAGCCAGCGTCACCGGAGCCTCCAATCAGGCGCAGCGATTGCTCGAAGCGGTGGAGAGCGCTGGCAATGATGCCGAGATGCTCCCCCCGCGTGTGCCGGTGTGGAAGCGCGTGCCGGAGGCGATGGGCGAGCAGGTCTTCAACGCGCAGGCCGGTATCATCGGTGTGGTCGGCTTTTTCGGCCAGATCCTGATCGCTGCGGCGAGCCTTGCGCGGCACCCTTCGCGTTTTCCTATGCGGTCGGTCGTTCGGCAGATGGAGCTGGTCGGCGTCGCCGCGCTGCCGATCATCGGCTTGATGAGCTTTCTCATCGGCATCGTAATTGCGCAGCAGGGCGCGGTGCAGTTGTCGCAATTCGGTGCCGAGACGCTGACGGTCAATCTGGTCGGGCGGATCACTCTGCGCGAACTGGGCGTTCTGATGACCGCAATCATGGTCGCAGGCCGGTCAGGCAGCGCCTTTGCTGCGCAGATCGGGACGATGAAACTGACCGAAGAGGTCGATGCGATGCGCACCATCGGTATCTCGCCGATAGAGGTGCTGGTGATCCCGCGCATCATCGCCTGCACTGTGATGATGGTGCTGCTGGGCTTTTACGCCTCGGTCGTCGGGATCATCGGCGGCGCGGTGATCGGGCAGGTCGCGCTGGGCATACCGTTCTTCACCTTCCTTGAGCGAATTCAGGAGGTTGTGCCGCTGCACGATGTGTGGGTGGGCTTGGTCAAAGCGCCGGTCTTCGGGCTGATTGTTGCGCTGGCGGGCTGCTATCACGGCATGCGTGTGCAGGGAAATTCGGAAGAGGTCGGCCTGCGCACCACGATGGCGGTCGTCTCGGCGATCTTTGCGGTGATCGTGCTCGATGCCTTTTTCGCGGTGTTCTTTACCGAGATCGGTTGGGGTTGA